The Microbacterium phyllosphaerae region CCTCGGGGCCGTGATGATGCTCTCGACGAGAGTGTCCTGGTTCCGCGGAGTCGCAGGGATCGCCGCATCCGCCGCAGTGATGCTCCTGGTCAATCAACTGCGCCTCGCGCTCATCGGCTGGTCGACCCAGCTGGGCGGCCTCGACGCCGGCTACGAGATCGGACACCGCTTCGCAGGTTCCGTCGTCGGCATCGCGGGCTTCGCGGCGGGGCTGATCGTGCTCATCGCCGTGGCGGGCGTCCGTCGTCGTCGACGACCGGCACGGCCCTGACGACCGAAGACAGAACGACTCCGCGACCGAAGACCCCTCACGACAGATCCCGCTGACGGCCTCACGAAAGGACCTCTGATGCTCTCCCTCCTCGGCTCCATCTCGCTCGTCCTCACGGTGATGTTCCTCGCCTACATGACGTTCATCCTCATCCCCTACGTCCGGCACAGGAAGGAGAAGCCGGGGGACCCCGCGCTCTTCGACTGGCACATCTTCGTGCCGTGCCGTGACGAGGCCGCCGTCATCGCCACCACGATCGCGCGCCAGCGCGAGCGGTTCCCGCAGGCCCACCTCTGGGTGATCGACGACGACAGCGACGACGAGACCTCGGCGATCATCCAGGCGCACGCGGATGTCGACCCGTTCGTGCACCTGGTGCAGCGCCGGCGACCCCTCGCGCGCACGGGGAAGGGTGATGCCCTGAACAGCGCGTACGACGCACTCAACGGATGGCTGCCGACCGACGCCGACCGCGACCGCATCATCGTGACGGTCGTGGATGCCGATGGAGAGATGGCGGAGAACGCGCTCGCGGCGGTGGCAGCCGACGACTGCTTCGGCGATCCGGTGGTGGGAGCCGCCCAGATCACCGTCTGGATGAAGAACCGCGACGATCGCACGCCGTACCCCGAGAAGGGGAGGCTCGCGAACGCCTTCGCCCGATATCTGATCCGGATGCAGGACGTGGAGTTCCGCACGGTGATCCTGGCGATGCAGTCGCTGAGGTCGAAGACCGGCACGGTCGGACTCGGCGGCAACGGGCAGTTCACGCGGCTCTCGGTGCTCGACCGGATCGGAGAGGGGTACGGCGCACCCTGGCACGGGGCACTGCTCGAAGACTACGAGCTCGGGCTTCACGTGATCCTGGCCGGCTACGAGAATAGTCAGGTCCATGACACGTACGTCGCGCAGGAGGCGCTGCCGAGCCTTCGGCGTCTGCTCGCCCAGCGCACGCGCTGGTCGCAGGGCAACATCCAGTGCGTGAAGTACATCAAGGACATCGTGCGCTCACGCCACTTCGACAGCTCCGGCGTCCTGGAGTGCCTCTACTACCTGTTCCTTCCCTTCCTGCAGATGATCGGTCTGATCGTCATCCTGCTCACGCTGGCATTCCACGGCGCGGGCGTGATCGCCGATCCGGCAGCGCTCGACGGACTCGTCGACAATGCGTGGGCGTTCGTCCTTCTCGGGATGCTGTTCGGCATCGGACCGTTCGTGATCTGGGGCATCCTGTACAAGCTGCGCTGCGAGCCGGGTTCGAGCTGGTTGCAGGCGGTGAGCTGGGGAGCCGGCCTCTTCTTCTTCGTGCAGTACATCCTCGTGTCGGTGACGCGGGCCATGCTCCGTGTGGTGCTCGGCCGCAACGGGTGGGCGAAGACCCGACGTAACGCCGAGACGCATGTCGTCGGTCCGGTCGCTGTCGATGTCTGAGCGTTCGGCATCCGTCCCTGCGTTATCCGTCGAGAGCCCGGTCGGCCCGGTCGTGGCGGGGACCGTCGCCGCGCTCCTGGACGCCGCGGCGGTGGTCGGCTGCGCGAGCATCCTCTGGAACGGGGGAGGCTCGACCGTCGTCGACGGCTCCTGGGTCTCGCAGGCCGGATGCCTCCTGCTCGCCTCATCGCTGCTGCTGATCCGGCTCGCGCTCTCCCTGTCGCTCGCCGTCGAACGGGTGGTCGTCGCGATCGACATCGCCGTGCTCGCCGCGCTGGTGTCGGCATGGGGTCTGTCCTCGCGCTACTTCGTCGGCTGGCTCGCCACGTATGGCGCGCTCGTGCTGATCCTCGCCTCGCTGTGGCATCTGCTGGCGATCCTCGTCACACGGCACCGCGTGGACGGGACCGACGGAACGGTGGCCGCTCTGCGCGCCGGATGCGTGGCCGTCGCGCTCGTCGCGCTCGTCGTGGTGTCTCCGATCCACGCGTGGAGCCCCCGGATCCTCAGCGGTCTGGTCGTGCTGATCAGCGGCGCCGTGTTCTTCGCGTTCGTGCTGCGGATCTGGATCAGGGCACTGCGCAGGGTCGGCTGAGGCTTCGGCTCGCCCGATCCCGGTGTCGGTGCCGCCGGATAACGTGGGTGCATGACTTCGCTGATCGCCGGGCCCGACCACCGCGAGCGCTGTGCGTGGGTGGGCGATGACGCCGAGTACCGCCGGTATCACGACGAGGAGTGGGGTACACCGCTGCACGGCGACCGGGCACTGTTCGAGAAGACGGCGCTCGAGGGATTCCAGGCGGGGCTGTCGTGGATCACGATCCTGCGCAAGCGGCCCCGATTCCGCGAGGTGTTCGCAGGATTCGAGCCCGAGGCGGTCGCGGAGTTCGACGAGTCCGATGTCGAGCGACTCATGGCGGATGCGGGGATCATCCGTAACCGCGCCAAGATCGAGGCCACGATCGGCAACGCACGTCTGGTCCGAGCGATGGATGACGGCGAGTTCGATGCCCTGATGTGGTCGTTCGCGCCGGCGCCCGGCATCCGCCCCACGTCGTTCGCCGACGTCCCCGCGGTGACGCCCGAATCCACCGCCATGAGCAAAGAGCTGCGGCGCCGCGGGTTCCGGTTCGTGGGTCCGACGACCATGTATGCGCTGATGCAGTCCGCGGGCATGGTCGACGACCATATCGAGGGGTGTTGGCGAGCGGTCTGATCTCGCCGACGCGGGTCGGGGGAGCAGTGGACAATTCTCCCCATCGTGGCCGGTATTTCGGCCGGTTAGGATGAACGGGTGCGCCGTGCACGCTGAGTGCATCGGCCGAGAGTCTGCGGATGTACGACCCTGGGGGGGAACCGGGCATGAAGGCGTTGTCATGGATGCGCGCGCGACCGAAGACATTGGCGTCGGCGGCAGGGGTGACGGTCGGTGTCGTGGCCCTCACCACCATGGCCTTCACGTATGACGGTTTTCCCACCACCAAGGTGGATCTCAATGACGGCGGCGTCTGGATCACCAAGGCGTCCAGCCTGCTCGTCGGGCACTTCAACCACGAGTCCACGGTGCTCGACGGCGGACTCCGCACGACCGGCGAGAACTTCGACATCCTCCAGGACGAGACCAACATCCTCGTCACCGACACCAGCGCCTCGACCGTCACGTCGATCGATCCGGCGCGGGTGACGCTGGGCGACAGCGCCCGCATCCCGACATCGGCGAAGGTCGCCCTCGGGCACCAGACGGCCGCGATCCTCGACCAGAAGTCGGGCGATCTGTGGGTTCTGCCCGTCAAGGGCATAGCCGGTTTCAAGATCGAGGCCACCGACCCCGTCGCCGAGCTCGGGCCCAACGCCGACGTCGCCGTCGCCGAAGACGGCACCGTGTTCGGTCTGTCGTCGGAGCGCGGCGAGGTCGTCACGGTCCCGGTCGACAACGAGGGTGAGGCGCTCGATCCGTCGGCCGCGTCGGTCGGCGAGATCGACGACTCCGAGGCGCCGCACATCACCGCCGTCGGGCGCACGCCTGTCGTGCTCGACGCCGCCGCCGGCGTCGTCACGACTCCCGGCGGATTCCGCACGGAGATCAGAGACGCGGCGGATGCCGTGCTCCAGCCCGCCTCCGCCACGAACGACGCGGTCGCGCTGGCGACGAAGTCGGCCCTCATCACCGTGCCCTTCGACGGTGGCGAAGCCGTCGTGAAGGACGTCGGGGGCGACGGCTCGCCCGCGGCTCCCGTCTCGCTGCGCGGATGCACCTATGCCGCCTGGGCCGGTTCGGCGACGTTCCTGCGGGAATGCCCGGGCGAGGCCAACGACGTGAACGAGCGCATCGAGGGCGCCGAGCAGTCCCAGAGCCTCACGTTCCGCGTGAACCGCGACGTGATCATCCTCAACGACGCCGTCGGCGGAGCCGCGTGGATGGCCAACGAGAGCCTGCAGCGCGTCGACAACTGGAACGATCTCACTCCTCCCGAGGGCGAGACCGAGAACGAGGACGACTCCACCGAGGAGACGGTGGAGACCACCCTCCCCGACCGCAAGGAGGAGAACACTCCTCCGATCGCCGAGGACGACGAGTTCGGCGTGCGCCCCGGTGCATCGACGCTGCTCCCGGTCCTCGACAACGACAACGACCCCGACGGCGACGTGCTCGTCGCCGCCCTCGCCGAGAAGCAGCCGTCGATCGGCACGGTGCAGCCGATCCAGAACGGCGGCTCGCTGCAGATCGCGGTCGACGAGAAGGCGACCGGATCCACCACCTTCCAGTACGAGGCCAGCGACGGCCGCAAGGGCAAGGACACCGCCACCGTCACACTGACCGTGCACGACTTCGATGTGCACAACGCCCCGGTGCCGAAGCGCAAGACGACCCTCACGGTCGAATCCGGCGGCACCATCTCGTACAACGTCCTCCCCGACTTCATCGATCCCGACGGCGACGACATCTATCTCAAGGGCGTCGAGCCGGCGCCGGGTGACGAGGTCGACTTCAGCACCGACGGCCAGATCACCTACAAGGCCACCGCGAGCCTGCAGGGTCGCAAGGAGGTCGGCGTGACGGTCGCCGACGGCTACGGCGAGACCTACGTGGGCACGATCACCCTCGATGTGCGTCCCGCCGGGTCGACCGACCCCAAGACGAACGCCGATCACGTGATCACGCGGGTCGGCGAGCAGGTCTCGGTGGCACCCCTCACGAACGACACGAGCTCGGGCCGCGAGTCGCTGCGCCTCGGCAACGTCGACGAGGTGCCCGGTGCGACCGTGACCCCGGACTACACGAACAAGACGTTCCTGTTCTCGGCGGAGGCGCCCGGCACCTACTACGTGCAGTACCTCGCGACGGCCGGACCCAAGAGCGCTCAGGGCCTGGTGCGCGTCGACGTGCAGGAGGCGAGCGAGAACGATCTGCCGCCGGTCGCGGTGCGCGATGTGGCGCTGGTGCCGAGCGGCGGCGACGTGCTCGTCGGCGTCCTCGCCAACGACACCGACCCGGCCGGCGGGATCCTGGTCGTGCAGTCGGTGAGCCTCGAGCCGAACAGCGGGATCTCGGTCTCGGTGATCAACCACGAGACCCTCCGGATCACCGATCAGGGTGCGCTCAAAGACCAGGTGCGCGTCAAATACCGCATCTCGAACGGCTCGAAGTCCGCCGAGGGCGAGGTCGTCGTGATCCCGATCCCGGCACCCGACAAGATCATGCCGCCGGTGGCCGCACCCGACAACGTCTACGTGCGAGCGGGCGACGTCGTCACGATCCCGGTGCTCGACAACGACACCCACCCCAACGACGACGTGCTGCACGTGGTTCCGGAGCTGGTCGAGACGCCCGAGCCCGAAGACGGCGAGGCGTTCGTCTCGCAGGACACCGTGCGGTTCAAGGCGGGGCCGGAGGCGAAGACGGTCTACCTCACCTACGAGGCCGTCGACTCACGGCAGCAGAAGGCCGCCGGGTACGTGACGATCCAGATCCTGCCGATCGACGCGAAGACCAACGCGGCTCCTCGCCCGCAGGACATCGTCTCGCGAGCGCTGGCGGGCACCGAGATCAACATCGCCGTCCCCCTCGACGGCATCGACTCGGACGGCGACTCGGTCGAGCTGCTCGACATCGCCTCCAGCCCGAGCAAGGGCCGGATCACCGAGACCGGCGCCAACTACTTCAAGTACGAGGCGTTCGACGGCTCCGCCGGTGTCGACACGTTCAAGTACCGCGTGCGCGACCGCCTGGGCAAGGAGGGCATCGCGACGATCCGCGTCGGCATCGCCCCCGCCGAGGAGATCAACCAGCCCCCGTATGCGGTGAAGGATGCCGTCGTCGTGCGGCCCGGGCGTGAGATCGCCGTGCCGGTGCTGGCCAACGACTCCGACCCGGAAGGTGACGAGATCATCCTCGTCAGCGAGAAGAACGGTGGACTCGAGGTCCCTGAGGAGCTGACGGCCCGAGTCTCGGGCGACCGTGTGCTCGTGCAGGCGCCGAACGAGGAGATCGAGACCTCGCTGCAGTACACGATCCGCGACGCCCGAGGGGCGACGGCCTCGGCGACGCTGCAGGTCACGGTCGACGAGAACGTTCCGCTGCAGGCGCCCGTCGCGCGCGACGACCGCGTGCGGCCCGAGGATCTCAAGGACGGCACGCTGACGGCCGACATCCCGATCCTCAAGAACGACGAGGACCCGGACGGCACGACGGACGCGCTCGACGTGACGCTCGGCGACGGTGCGACCGCGCTCGAGAACGGATCGGTGCGAGTCACGGTGGGTGAGGAGCAGCAGCTCATCCGCTACACGCTGACCGACCGCGACGGCCTCGAGGCGTCGGCGTTCATCTTCGTCCCGGCCGAGTCGGGGCTGCGCCCCATGACGGACCTGACCAAGCCGGTCGAGGTCATCAGCGGCGAGACCAAGGTCCTGCCGCTGTCGGAGTACGTCACCGTCGCCGGTGGTGGCACGGCGCGGATCACCGAGCACTCCAAGGTGAGTGCCGTGCACGCCGATGGCGCCGACCTCGTGCAGGACGAGAAGACCCTCGTCTACACCTCGAAGGACGGATACTTCGGCCAGGACGCGATCACGTTCGAGGTGACGGACGGTACGGGCCCCGATGACCCCGAGGGTCGCAAGGCGACGCTGACCATCCCGATCGACGTGCTGCCGCCCGACAACCAGCAGCCGGTGTTCGTGAACAGTCAGATGCAGGTCGCGCCCGGTGAGGATGCGTCCTCGCTCGATCTCGCCGCACTTACGACGGATCCCGATCCCGAAGACCAGGACAACCTCGAGTTCACCTTCGTCGACGGAGACGGCGACGGTGTGACCGCGGACGTCAAGGGATCCGAGCTCCTGGTGAAGGCGTCATCGGATGCCAAGAAGGGCACCGCGATGACGCTGAACGTGCGCGTCACCGACGGCGAGACCGAACCGGTCGACGGCACGGTGACCGTGACCGTGTCGGCGTCGACGCGCGCGATGCCCACGGCGAACACCGACACGATCGCCGAGGCCGATCAGGGCAAGTCCGTGACCGTTCCGGTGCTCGCCAACGATTACAACCCGTTCCCCGAGACGCCGCTCAAGATCGTCTCCCAGAACGTCGAGGCCGGAATGGGCACGGTCGAGCGCCAGGGCGACGAGCTCGTCGTGACTCCGGCGGCCACCTTCGTCGGCACGATGGTCGTGCGCTACCGCATCCAGGACGCCACGAAGGACACGGAGCGTGAGGTCAACGGGCAGGTCGTGCTCACGGTGCAGGGTGTGCCGGATGCGCCGGGAGCCCCCGTGGTGACCAGCGTGCAGGACCGCACGGTGGTGCTCTCGTACTCGGCCCCGTCGAACAACGGCGCCGAGATCACGAAGTACACGGTCAAGTCGGTCGGGGGCAGTGCGTACTCGAAGGAGTGCCAGTCGACGACCTGCACCCTGGACGGTCTGACCAACAACGTCAAATACACCTTCCAGGTCACGGCGACGAACCGCGTCGGCGAGAGCAAGCCCTCGGGCACCTCGGGAGAAGCGCGCCCCGACGCGCGCCCCGACACCCCCAACCCGCCCACGCTGAAGTTCGGCGACAAGTCGCTCACCGTGAGCTGGACGACGCCCACGACCCCGGGTTCTCCGGTCGAGAGCTACACGCTCGAGATCTCTCCCGCGCCGCCGTCCGGCGTCGCGCAGAAGGAGGTCACCGGCAACTCGATCGTCTGGAACGGCCTCGAGAACGGGTCGAACTACCAGGTGCGCGTGCAGGCGCACAACCTCGCGCCCGAGCCCTCGAGCTGGAGCAACTGGTCGGCATCCGAGATCCCTGCGGGTCCGCCGATGCAGCCGGGCGCGCCGACCACGACCGAGCTGGCACCGGTCGGTGACCAGGCCCAGATGCAGGTGAACTGGGCGGCGCCGAACTCGAACGGTGACGCGATCGACGGCTACACGCTCGAGGTCTACGAAGGCTCGACCCTGCGGAACACCCTGACGCCCGGGGCGGGTGCCACCTCGCAGGCGGTCACCGTGCCGACGTCCGAGACGCCGTACACGTACCGCATCCGCGCGCACAACAAGGCGGGCTGGGGCGAGTGGTCCGGGATGTCGGCCCCGCGTCGAGGAGTCGTCGCGCCCGGCGCGCCGACCAGTCTCGCCGCGGCGCCGCATGACCGCTACGTCGACGTGACGTACAACCCCGGGTCGCGCAACGGCGCCAGGGAAGGCGAGATCAGCTACCAGTACTCGCTCAACGGCGGAGGATGGCAGGGCCTGCAGGGCAACCGCATCGGCGGTCTCTCCAACGGCACGACGTACAACATCCAGGTCCGGGCCGTCGCCAGCGTGGATGGCGGCACCTACGCCGGAGCCGCGTCGAACACGGCGAGTGCCGTGCCGTACGGCCCTCCGTCGGCTCCCGGGGCGGGCGCGCAGAACCTCGGCACCCAGGTGAAGCTCACGTGGAACTCGAACGGCTCCGGCAACGGCCGTGCCATCCAGCTGACGCAGATCGACATCGGCAACGGCTGGCAGGACGTGCCGCAGAGCGGTGAGCGGATCGTCGGCAACGGATACCAGCAGACGCACAGCATCCGGGTGCGGGCTCAGGACTCGGCCGGACAGTGGACGCCCGTCGCATCGGCATCCGCTCGCACGAGCGATCCGCCCGCGGAGGTCCTGAAGACGGGCAAGGGCGCGTCGGGCAGCTGGCCGGGAGAGTGCGACACCCCGACATGCGCGTACGTGACGCTCAAGGTCGAGAATTTCCGCAGCCCTGGCACGTACACACTCCGGTGCGACGACGGCGGACAGTTCGGCAACTCGAGAAGGGCCGTGCCGGAGAACGGCACGGTTCAGCTCGGTTGCTTCTACGGCAATCCTGGCCGGTCGATCCGCGTCTACATCGTCGAGCTCAATCGGTACGCCGACGCGCTCGTCTGGTATTAGCGCGCCGGCGACGGCGCGCCCCGATGACCTTCACAGAACAGGGAAACCCACACTCATGAGCATGACCCCCGAACAGGCGGCCTGGTTCCAGGGCACCTTCACCCGCCTCGTCGACAACATCGACAGGGCCGTGCAGGGAAAGCGCGAGGTCGTCGGTCTCGTGCTGTCGGCGATGCTCGCCGAGGGACACGTGCTGCTCGAGGACGCCCCCGGCACGGGCAAGACCAGCCTCGCGAAGGCGCTCGCATCCACTGTGCAGGGCACCAGCACGCGCATCCAGTTCACGCCCGACCTGCTGCCGTCGGACGTCACGGGTGTCACGATCTACGACCAGCAGTCGCATCGCTTCGAGTTCCACAAGGGACCGATCTTCGCCTCGATCGTGCTCGCGGACGAGATCAACCGCGCCTCGCCGAAGACGCAGTCGGCTCTGCTCGAGGTCATGGAGGAGTCGCGGGTCACGGTCGACGGCGTCACGCACGAGGCCGGACGCCCGTTCCTCGTGATCGCGACCCAGAACCCGATCGAGCAGGCCGGAACCTACAAGCTCCCCGAGGCCCAGCTCGACCGCTTCCTCGTCAAGACGTCGATCGGCTACCCCGATCTGGCGGTCACGGAGAGCATCCTCGCCGGTGCCTCCGACCGCAACCCGTCGGCCGGACTCTCGGCGATCATCACCACGAGCGCCGTCGCCGACATGGCCGACCTCGGTGCGTCGGTGCACGTCGAGCCCGCTGTGCTCCGCTACGTCGCCGAGCTCGCCGAGGCGACCCGTGAGGACTCCGCGATCAGGCTCGGTGTCTCGGTGCGTGGCGCGATCGCGATGATCCGCATCGCCAAGGTCCGCGCCGCCTCGCAGGGCCGCCACTTCGTGCTCCCCGACGACATCAAGGCCCTCGCGCGGCCGGTGTGGCAGCACCGTCTGCTGCTCGACGCCGAGGCCGAGTTCGCGGGCACCTCGAGCGACACGGTCATCGCGCGGGTCCTCGAGAACGTCGCGGCACCGCAGGCCCGAGCAGCGGCCTGATGACCACGGAGGCATTGCCGGCTGCGACCGCGCCGATCGACCGCGACGCCGGCTGGCGTGACGTCGCGGCGGTCATCGGCGCGCGCATCCTGGTTCGCCTCCGCATGATCACCGCCGCCATCCGACCGCTGGCGTGGGTCCTCATGGCCCTCGCCGTCGGATTCTGGATCCTCGGTCAGATCGCCGGTTGGGCCGAGTTCACGATCGCCGCCGTGGTCATCGCCATCACCGTCGGTCTGTGCGCCCTCTTCCTGATCGGACGCACCGCCTACGACGTCTCGCTCGACCTCGCTCGCTCCCGCGTCGTCGTGGGCGAGCGGGCCGTCGGTGCGCTGACCCTCGCGAACCGCGGCGCCAGGGCGATCCTGCCCTCGCGCGTCGTGCTTCCCGTCGGCTCCGGCCGAGGAGAATTCGGCATCCAGCGCCTCGCGCCGGGGGAGGAGGCGGAGGAGCTCTTCGCGATCCCCACCCAGAAGCGCGGCGTCGTGAAGGTCGGGCCCGTGAGCGTCGTCCGCGGCGACCCGCTCGGTCTGTTCGAGCGCGCGCACCGGCGCGAAGATCCGGTCGACCTCTACGTGCACCCTCGCACGGTGCTGTTCGACGGGCAGTCGCTGGGCTACCTGCGTGACCTCGAGGGTCTGCCCGCCGCCGATCTGTCGCGCGACGACGTCTCGTTCCACGCGCTGCTCGAGTATCAGCCGGGCGACGACCTTCGCCACGTGCACTGGCGGTCCACGGCTCGCACCGGAACGATGATGGTGCGCCAGTACGAGGAGACCCGTCGCTCGCACTTCGTCATCGGACTCTCGCGGTCGACCGGCGACTATGCCACCGACGACGACTTCGAGCTCGCGATCTCGGCAGCCGGCTCCATCGGGCTCCGCGCGATCCGCGACTCCCAGCGCGTCGACGTGCGCGTGCAGGGGCGCGAGCTCGCCGCCGGCACCGGCAAGCAGCTGCTCGACTCGCTGTCCGCGGTCGAGAACTCGAAACCTCGCGACGGCGGCATCGACCACCTGGCGGGAGTGCTGGCCAGGACCATGCCGCTCGCCAGCGTCGTCGTGCTCGTCTGCGGGTCGAAGGTCAGCACCGACGACCTGCGACTCGCGTGCGCTCGTCTGCCCTATGGGGCCAAGGTGCTCGCGGTCGTCGCCGACCGCTCGGTGTCGGCTCCGGCGCTGCGCCGCATCGGCGACGCGGATGTCGTCACGATCGGCGCTCTCGAACAGGTTCCCCTCGCACTGCAGAAGGTGCTCGCATGACCCTCTTCACGACAGAGAAGGCCGGGCTGCCGCTGCGTCGGTGGATCCTCGACCTGACCGCGTCGGCTCTGCTGATCCTGGTGTCGATCGTGGGGTTCTGGCCGACCTTCGCCGGCCCGTCGTATCTGCCCGCCGCGATCGGCGCCCTGCTGCTCGGACTCGCCGTCGCCACGGTCGCGACCTGGCGTCGATGGGGCATCCTCATCGTCACGGGTCTGACGATCGGCGTCTACTTCGTCTTCGGCGGTGCGCTGGCGCTGCCCCACACCGCCATCCTCGGGGTCATCCCCACGCTCGACACTCTGCAGCGGCTCGCGGTCGGCACCGTGACGTCGTGGAAGCAGCTGCTCACGACGGTCGCTCCGGTGGCCGCGGCCGACGGGCATCTGCTCGTACCGTTCCTGCTCACCCTCGTGGTGACCGTGCTGACGGCATCCCTCGCACTTCGGCTGTCGCTCGTGGCGTGGGCTCTGCTTCCCGCCGGTGCGATGCTCGTCATGGTGATCGCTCTCGGCACCCCGGAGCCGGCTTTCCCCGTCGCCCAGGGACTCCTCTTCGCCGTGCTGGCGGTCGCGTGGCTGGCCCTTCGGCAGCTGTGGGCTCCGCAGAACGCCGCCGTCTCGGTGAGCGAGGTCGATCCGTCCCGCGCCTCGCACATGCGCATGAGGCGTCTGCTGGCGGGCGCCGCCGTGCTGGCGATCGCCGGGGGAGCGGGCGTCGTGTCGAGCGCCGTCGCCGCCCCGGAGCAGCCCCGCCACGTGTTCCGCGACGTGATCATCCCGCCGTTCAACATCCGCGACTACCCGAGCCCGCTGCAGGCGTTCCGCAAGAACGTGCGCGATGAGGCCTCCGACACTCTCTTCACGGTGAGCGGACTGCCCAAGGGGTCGCGCATGCGCATCGCCGTGATGGATCAGTTCGACGGCATGGTCTACAACGTCACGGACGGCGGAGTGGATTCGTCGAGCGCGTTCGGACCCATCCGCTCGAACATGTCTCCCGATGCCGAGGGCATCCCTGTGACGCTGAAGGTCGAGGTCGACGAGTATCGCGGTGTCTGGCTGCCCGATGCCGGCTCCGTCTCGGAGATCGACTTCACCGGGGATCGCGCGGAAGAGCTGCGCCGCACCGCGTACTACAACGGCGACACCGGCACGGCGGTCGTCACCTCGAAGCTCACCAAGGGTGACGCCTACACGGTCGACACCGTCATCCCGGCCGATCTCGACGACACCCAGCTCGCCGATGTGCAGTTCGGCAAGGTGCCGCTGCCGACTCAGAGCAACGTCCCGGAAGAGCTCACATCGCTCGCGTCGGAGACGGTCGCCGAGGCCGAGACTCCGATCGAACAGGTGCGAGCGCTCGAGACCTTCCTCGCCGACGGCGGCTTCTTCAGCCACGGGCTCGAGGGAGAGGTGCTGTCGCGTGCCGGGCACACCTCGGAGCGCATCTCGACGCTGATCGGCGGCGATCAGATGATCGGCGACGACGAGCAGTATGCGGTGGCGATGGCGCTGCTGGCCCGCGAGGTCGGCATCCCCGCCCGCGTGGTGATGGGCTTCTACCCCGATGAGGACAAAGAGGGCGAGGCGGTCTTCACCGCCACGGGCGGAGACGTGCACGCCTGGGTCGAGGTGAACTTCGAGGGGGTCGGCTGGCTCGAGTTCAATCCCACCCCGCCCGAAGACAAGGTGCCGAACGACCAGAACACCAAGCCCAGGGTCGACCCCAAGCCGCAGGTGCTGCAGCCGCCGCCCCCGCCGCAGGAGCCGGTCGATCTTCCCCCGACGCTGCCCGACGACCGCAAGGGCGACGACGAGACACTCAACATCCTCGGGATCATCGGCGCCATCCTCGCCATCGGCGGCATCTCGCTCGCGGTTCTCGCGGTGCTCGCGTCGCCGTTCATCGTGATCGGCGCGTGGAAGGCGGCGAAGCGTCGCACGCGTCGGCAGGCGGCTCGCACGGCCGATCGCATCAGCGGCGGATGGGATGAACTCGCCGACAGGGCGGTCGACTACGGCGCGAGGCTCGCCCCCGGCGGCACGCGTGTCGAGGAGGCGGCGACCGTGGCCGCGACGCTCACGCTGCCGCAGGTGACGACGCTCGCGCAGCGGGCGGATGCCGAGGTCTTCGGCCCCTCGGAGCCCACCACCGAAGACGTGGACGCCTTCTGGACGGAGGTCGACACGATCGTCGGCGGCCTCGGCAAGGAGGCCGGATTCTGGAAGCGCACCAAGGCGCGACTGAGCCTGAGGTCGCTGATGGGCGGGACCGCCGTGTCGGCCGGTCTGCAGAACCTCAGAGAGGCCGCGGTCGCGCGAGTGAGACGCGAACCTGGCACCATCAAGAGCAGCAACAGTACGACGACGTCCACCTCACCCGAGAGCGAGACACCATGACGCAGGTCCCGTTCGGCCAGATCGCGCCGATCTCCCGACGCGCGATCGGCTACCTGATCGACGCACTCATCGCCGGGGGTCTCGCCGTCGTGC contains the following coding sequences:
- a CDS encoding Ig-like domain-containing protein encodes the protein MKALSWMRARPKTLASAAGVTVGVVALTTMAFTYDGFPTTKVDLNDGGVWITKASSLLVGHFNHESTVLDGGLRTTGENFDILQDETNILVTDTSASTVTSIDPARVTLGDSARIPTSAKVALGHQTAAILDQKSGDLWVLPVKGIAGFKIEATDPVAELGPNADVAVAEDGTVFGLSSERGEVVTVPVDNEGEALDPSAASVGEIDDSEAPHITAVGRTPVVLDAAAGVVTTPGGFRTEIRDAADAVLQPASATNDAVALATKSALITVPFDGGEAVVKDVGGDGSPAAPVSLRGCTYAAWAGSATFLRECPGEANDVNERIEGAEQSQSLTFRVNRDVIILNDAVGGAAWMANESLQRVDNWNDLTPPEGETENEDDSTEETVETTLPDRKEENTPPIAEDDEFGVRPGASTLLPVLDNDNDPDGDVLVAALAEKQPSIGTVQPIQNGGSLQIAVDEKATGSTTFQYEASDGRKGKDTATVTLTVHDFDVHNAPVPKRKTTLTVESGGTISYNVLPDFIDPDGDDIYLKGVEPAPGDEVDFSTDGQITYKATASLQGRKEVGVTVADGYGETYVGTITLDVRPAGSTDPKTNADHVITRVGEQVSVAPLTNDTSSGRESLRLGNVDEVPGATVTPDYTNKTFLFSAEAPGTYYVQYLATAGPKSAQGLVRVDVQEASENDLPPVAVRDVALVPSGGDVLVGVLANDTDPAGGILVVQSVSLEPNSGISVSVINHETLRITDQGALKDQVRVKYRISNGSKSAEGEVVVIPIPAPDKIMPPVAAPDNVYVRAGDVVTIPVLDNDTHPNDDVLHVVPELVETPEPEDGEAFVSQDTVRFKAGPEAKTVYLTYEAVDSRQQKAAGYVTIQILPIDAKTNAAPRPQDIVSRALAGTEINIAVPLDGIDSDGDSVELLDIASSPSKGRITETGANYFKYEAFDGSAGVDTFKYRVRDRLGKEGIATIRVGIAPAEEINQPPYAVKDAVVVRPGREIAVPVLANDSDPEGDEIILVSEKNGGLEVPEELTARVSGDRVLVQAPNEEIETSLQYTIRDARGATASATLQVTVDENVPLQAPVARDDRVRPEDLKDGTLTADIPILKNDEDPDGTTDALDVTLGDGATALENGSVRVTVGEEQQLIRYTLTDRDGLEASAFIFVPAESGLRPMTDLTKPVEVISGETKVLPLSEYVTVAGGGTARITEHSKVSAVHADGADLVQDEKTLVYTSKDGYFGQDAITFEVTDGTGPDDPEGRKATLTIPIDVLPPDNQQPVFVNSQMQVAPGEDASSLDLAALTTDPDPEDQDNLEFTFVDGDGDGVTADVKGSELLVKASSDAKKGTAMTLNVRVTDGETEPVDGTVTVTVSASTRAMPTANTDTIAEADQGKSVTVPVLANDYNPFPETPLKIVSQNVEAGMGTVERQGDELVVTPAATFVGTMVVRYRIQDATKDTEREVNGQVVLTVQGVPDAPGAPVVTSVQDRTVVLSYSAPSNNGAEITKYTVKSVGGSAYSKECQSTTCTLDGLTNNVKYTFQVTATNRVGESKPSGTSGEARPDARPDTPNPPTLKFGDKSLTVSWTTPTTPGSPVESYTLEISPAPPSGVAQKEVTGNSIVWNGLENGSNYQVRVQAHNLAPEPSSWSNWSASEIPAGPPMQPGAPTTTELAPVGDQAQMQVNWAAPNSNGDAIDGYTLEVYEGSTLRNTLTPGAGATSQAVTVPTSETPYTYRIRAHNKAGWGEWSGMSAPRRGVVAPGAPTSLAAAPHDRYVDVTYNPGSRNGAREGEISYQYSLNGGGWQGLQGNRIGGLSNGTTYNIQVRAVASVDGGTYAGAASNTASAVPYGPPSAPGAGAQNLGTQVKLTWNSNGSGNGRAIQLTQIDIGNGWQDVPQSGERIVGNGYQQTHSIRVRAQDSAGQWTPVASASARTSDPPAEVLKTGKGASGSWPGECDTPTCAYVTLKVENFRSPGTYTLRCDDGGQFGNSRRAVPENGTVQLGCFYGNPGRSIRVYIVELNRYADALVWY